The segment CGACACAAGGCCGCTTCCCACAGGGGCCGCGGGGCATCTGCCTGTAGGAGCCGGCTTGCCGGCGATGAGGCCGGTACAGGCTGGCTTGATGAACAACCTTTCATCCACCCCTGCGGTCACCCCCGGTTGACGACAGGGGGAGGGCGGGGCGTATATTGATAGTTAGCAAACTATGAATATATTCGGTTCCCCAATGTCCCTCGACGCACTGCAACTGAAAATCAGCAGCGGCATGGTGGTGGCAGCCCGGCACTGGCGTCGCCTGTGCCAGGGCGCCCTGACCGGCTATGGCATTTCCGAGGCCTGCGCGGTGCCGTTGCTGATGATCGTGCGCCTGGGCGATGGCGTGCACCAGGTGGCCGTGGCCCAGGCCGCGGGCCTGGAAAGCCCGTCGCTGGTGCGCCTGCTCGACCAGCTGTGCAAGGCCGGCCTGGTAAAGCGCTGCGAAGACCCGCTGGACCGCCGCGCCAAGGCGCTGAGCCTGACCGCCGAAGGCCGCGCCCTGGCCGAGTCCATCGAAGGCGAGCTGGTACGCCTGCGCCGTGAGGTGCTGCTGGGCATCGAGCCGGCAGACCTTGAAGCCACCCTGCGGGTGATCCAGGCCTTCGAAGCCGCCGGAATGCAACCGTGAGCGGCTTTTTCAGCTCGGTGCCACCGGCCCGCGACTGGTTCTACGGCGTGCGTACCTTCGCCGCGTCCATGATTGCCCTGTACATCGCCTTGCTGCTGCAACTGCCGCGCCCCTACTGGGCCATGGCCACGGTGTACATCGTCTCCAGCCCGTTCGTCGGCCCGACCAGCTCCAAGGCCCTGTACCGCGCCCTGGGTACTCTGCTGGGTGCCGGCGGGGCGATCTTCCTGGTGCCGCCGCTGGTGCAGTCGCCGTTGCTGCTAAGCATCGCCATCGCGCTGTGGACCGGCACCTTGCTGTTCCTCTCGCTGAACCTGCGCACCGCCAACAACTATGTGCTGATGCTGGCCGGCTACACCCTGCCGATGATCGCCCTGGCGGTGGTCGACAACCCGCTGGTGGTGTTCGATGTGGCCTCATCCCGGGCCCAGGAGATCTGCCTGGGCATCGTCTGCGCGGCGGTGGTCGGGGCGATTTTCTGGCCACGCCGGCTGGCGCCGGTGGTGGTCGGGGCCACCGGCAACTGGTTCAGCGAAGCGATCCGCTACAACGACACCTACCTTGCCCGCGAGGTCAGCGCCGACAAGGTCGGCGGCATGCGCGGAGCGATGGTTGCCACCTTCAACTCGCTTGAGCTGATGATCGGCCAGCTCGGCCACGAAGGCGCCGGCCCGCACACCCTGAAGAACGCCCGTGAGCTGCGCGGGCGGATGATTCACCTGCTGCCGGTCATCGACGCCCTGGACGACGCCCTGGTGGCGTTGGAGGGCCGCGCCCCCGCGCAGTTCGCGCAACTTCAGCCGGTACTTCAGGCCGCCCGCGAATGGCTCAAGGGCACCGCCGACAGCGCCTCGGTAGCGCGCTGGACTGCCCTGCACGAGCAGATCGACCGCCTGCAGCCCGGCGCTGCGGCGCTGGACCAACGCGCCGAGCTGCTGCTGTCCAACGCCCTGTACCGCCTGACCGAATGGGCCGACCTGTGGCAGGACTGCTGCACCCTGCAGCACGCCCTGCGCCTCGACGACCCCACGCCCTGGCGCGCGGTGTACCGGCACTGGCGCCTGGGCCGCCTGACGGCGTTCTTCGACCGTGGGCTGAT is part of the Pseudomonas fakonensis genome and harbors:
- a CDS encoding MarR family winged helix-turn-helix transcriptional regulator; translated protein: MSLDALQLKISSGMVVAARHWRRLCQGALTGYGISEACAVPLLMIVRLGDGVHQVAVAQAAGLESPSLVRLLDQLCKAGLVKRCEDPLDRRAKALSLTAEGRALAESIEGELVRLRREVLLGIEPADLEATLRVIQAFEAAGMQP
- a CDS encoding FUSC family protein codes for the protein MSGFFSSVPPARDWFYGVRTFAASMIALYIALLLQLPRPYWAMATVYIVSSPFVGPTSSKALYRALGTLLGAGGAIFLVPPLVQSPLLLSIAIALWTGTLLFLSLNLRTANNYVLMLAGYTLPMIALAVVDNPLVVFDVASSRAQEICLGIVCAAVVGAIFWPRRLAPVVVGATGNWFSEAIRYNDTYLAREVSADKVGGMRGAMVATFNSLELMIGQLGHEGAGPHTLKNARELRGRMIHLLPVIDALDDALVALEGRAPAQFAQLQPVLQAAREWLKGTADSASVARWTALHEQIDRLQPGAAALDQRAELLLSNALYRLTEWADLWQDCCTLQHALRLDDPTPWRAVYRHWRLGRLTAFFDRGLMLYSVVSTVLAIIVACGLWIGLGWNDGASAVILAAVSCSFFAAMDDPAPQIYRFFFWTLMSVIFSSLYLFLVLPNLHDFPMLVLAFAVPFICVGTLTVQPRFYLGTLLTIVNTSTFISIQGAYDADFFAFINANLAGPVGLLFAFIWTLVMRPFGVELAAKRMTRFAWRDIVEMTEPATLAEHRQVGVQMLDRLMQHLPRLSQTGQDSGVALRDLRVGLNLLDLLAYLPRAGAQARERLTTVIEEVGAHYAACLRAGERLHAPAALLRNMERARLALNLDELYERGDARTHLLHALAGLRLALLPGVEVMLEPAEQTQLPPGLDGAPL